One genomic region from Colletotrichum lupini chromosome 7, complete sequence encodes:
- a CDS encoding monooxygenase — MASSRITQISKHLGPGNPRTPDPKPAEPYIVVEQPLGTGKRVRIITIGSGASGLNMIRTFRQKLTNFEHIVYEKNPEVGGTWYENRYPGCKCDIPSHNYQFSWKPNKEWSSFLSPAEEIQAYLCRLCDGEDLRRQIKTNHLVTGAFWDEDAGRWTVRVKNLEDGVEFEDSCEFLLNASGILNNWKWPDIPGLHDFSGSLLHSADWDDKFDWKGKRVAIIGNGSSGVQIVPAVQRGKDAKEMIHFIRGPTWIMPPRVQTLLLGKAKQTMEQIELDDDENFTPAQIDKFKSDPALYKSFVKAIEEQVNNNFFLVGDPIFPFLNFPLTMRLQVLKDSETHRQATEGVTQYMQSALNDDQRLIDILIPKFPISCRRMTPGVGYLESLTKPNARVISGGIARVVSDGLVTESGEHVAVDAIVCATGFDVSFRPRFPIIGRRSTNLQDIWAKDIPKAYMSCAVPEMPNYFVFLGPNAPIGHGSVFTITELLAKYIAGIIKKCQTEGIKSISPSLDAVNELHEHTQAFMPRTAWAGSCRSWFKGGAVDGPVTALHPGSRIHFFHMLENFRGEDWDYVYEKKRNRFAYLGNGISTKELDGSDSTWYLNDHDGDERRSTAQSLPLTICGVSDLSITSNTTSNMGTDAQKRVSLTFLSTGSVRIKLPMKSQPVKSYLDQFVTLRRFRCIANRQWTEPLPIGVFLIAHPGGPILFDTGESPCFNDPGYLPYLSPTKMFSSVDIKPEDGIVQQLQRLGVEPSDLQAIVLSHLHGDHAGGLKALKIAAPDVPVFVSKEHWAAFGNSPMTATLAGCVPQHWPEGFQPTLVDFSAGAVGPWETSGRITADGKVVAVHTPGHVPGHISLVVYGDNEDGTTSTYCLLGDASYGIDLLDKEEPDGINDDPMSALDSLRKIKAFAKQSDVVVLPSHDPDTPRLLKERVLYKPQDI, encoded by the exons ATGGCTTCCTCGCGCATAACTCAGATCAGCAAGCATCTCGGACCTGGGAACCCACGAACACCAGATCCCAAGCCTGCTGAGCCTTACATAGTCGTCGAACAACCCCTAGGAACAGGAAAAAGGGTCCGCATCATCACAATCGGCAGCGGCGCAAGCGGCCTCAACATGATCCGCACCTTTCGTCAGAAACTCACAAACTTCGAACACATTGTCTATGAGAAGAACCCCGAAGTTGGAGGTACTTGGTACGAAAACCGCTATCCGGGATGCAAATGCGATATACCCTCGCACAACTACCAATTCTCCTGGAAGCCAAATAAGGAGTGGAGCAGCTTTCTGTCTCCGGCGGAAGAGATTCAGGCGTACTTGTGCCGCTTGTGTGACGGTGAAGACCTACGGCGCCAGATCAAGACTAATCATCTCGTGACGGGAGCATTCTGGGATGAAGATGCTGGGCGATGGACGGTCAGGGTGAAGAATTTGGAGGACGGTGTGGAGTTTGAGGATTCTTGCGAGTTTCTGCTGAACGCGAGTGGTATTCTCAA CAACTGGAAGTGGCCAGATATTCCCGGCTTGCACGACTTTTCCGGCTCCCTCCTTCACAGCGCCGACTGGGATGATAAGTTTGACTGGAAAGGAAAAAGAGTCGCCATCATAGGCAATGGCTCATCTGGTGTTCAGATCGTTCCAGCTGTACAAAGAG GGAAAGACGCAAAGGAAATGATTCATTTTATTCGGGGACCAACTTGGATTATGCCGCCTCGGGTTCAGACATTGCTACTGGGCAAAGCAAAGCAAACGATGGAGCAGATCGAGTTGGACGATGACGAGAACTTCACGCCAGCTCAGATTGACAAGTTCAAGTCGGATCCTGCACTCTACAAGTCGTTCGTAAAGGCCATAGAGGAGCAAGTTAACAACAATTTCTTCCTCGTTGGTGACCCAATCTTCCCTTTTCTGAACTTTCCACTAACTATGAGGCTCCAGGTACTAAAAGACTCGGAGACTCACCGACAAGCAACAGAAGGTGTCACTCAATACATGCAATCAGCACTCAACGACGACCAAAGACTGATTGATATCCTGATCCCCAAGTTTCCTATTAGTTGTCGTCGGATGACACCAGGTGTGGGGTACCTAGAATCGTTGACGAAACCCAATGCGAGAGTCATCTCGGGAGGAATCGCTCGCGTAGTCTCGGATGGCCTGGTTACAGAATCCGGAGAACATGTTGCGGTTGATGCCATCGTGTGTGCCACCGGattcgacgtctcgtttcgCCCGCGGTTTCCCATTATTGGACGGCGGTCTACAAATCTCCAGGATATCTGGGCCAAGGATATCCCGAAAGCCTACATGTCTTGCGCGGTTCCCGAGATGCCTAATTACTTTG TCTTCCTCGGTCCAAATGCCCCAATCGGCCATGGCAGTGTCTTCACGATAACCGAGCTGCTCGCAAAATACATCGCCGGCATCATCAAGAAATGCCAAACTGAGGGCATTAAATCCATCAGCCCCAGCCTCGACGCAGTCAATGAGCTTCACGAACATACCCAAGCCTTCATGCCGCGAACAGCGTGGGCAGGGTCCTGCAGGTCCTGGTTCAAAGGCGGTGCTGTGGATGGACCCGTCACGGCGCTGCATCCCGGGAGTAGAATCCACTTTTTCCACATGTTGGAGAACTTCAGAGGCGAGGACTGGGATTATGTGTATGAGAAGAAACGAAATCGGTTCGCGTATCTAGGGAATGGGATATCGACGAAGGAGCTTGATGGGTCTGATTCAACTTGGTATCTGAATGATCATGATGGTGATGAGAG ACGGTCAACGGCTCAATCGTTACCTCTGACAATCTGTGGTGTATCAGACCTATCAATCACCTCCAACACAACCTCCAACATGGGTACAGACGCACAAAAGAGGGTCAGCCTGACCTTCCTCTCAACCGGCTCAGTCCGCATCAAACTACCCATGAAAAGCCAACCGGTAAAATCCTACCTCGACCAATTCGTCACCCTGCGCCGCTTCCGCTGCATCGCAAACCGCCAATGGACGGAACCCCTCCCCATCGGCGTCTTCCTCATCGCCCACCCAGGCGGACCAATCCTCTTCGACACGGGCGAGTCTCCCTGCTTCAATGACCCGGGCTACCTCCCCTACCTATCCCCGACAAAGATGTTCAGCAGCGTGGATATCAAGCCTGAAGACGGAATCGTGCAGCAATTGCAGCGTCTCGGTGTGGAACCCAGCGATCTGCAGGCCATCGTGCTGAGTCACCTCCACGGCGACCACGCTGGCGGATTGAAGGCTCTGAAAATTGCTGCGCCGGACGTTCCTGTGTTCGTGAGCAAGGAGCACTGGGCCGCTTTTGGGAATAGCCCCATGACCGCGACGCTTGCGGGGTGCGTGCCACAGCACTGGCCGGAAGGATTCCAGCCTACTCTTGTGGATTTCTCGGCCGGGGCCGTGGGGCCGTGGGAGACGTCTGGCCGGATCACGGCTGATGGGAAGGTTGTGGCGGTGCATACACCCGGTCACGTCCCCGGCCACATTTCGCTAGTCGTGTATGGCGATAACGAGGACGGAACAACATCGACGTACTGCTTGCTTGGGGACGCGAGCTATGGTATCGATTTGCTGGATAAGGAAGAGCCGGATGGTATTAATGACGACCCCATGTCGGCGTTGGACAGCTTGCGAAAGATCAAGGCCTTTGCGAAACAGAGTGATGTGGTTGTTCTTCCAAGCCATGACC
- a CDS encoding 4-carboxymuconolactone decarboxylase: MSLPTSAPCSPKDNSELPAVRLSALHRSLLTANREGSQQIGLKIEGGIFAASVTTTYFRPHTSFQENHHEFKTATRSCRNLAKGWYRVPKWLKPSWGPNFLAPFKSKHKVSAEYIAEVCFSSYARPGLEFKERSLVNIGMMIALNRTPELRIHIAAALNLGISEEKIVETCRHAMIYCGVPAGREALAVASDIFAKVRGTTKEERAKMS, from the exons ATGAGTTTACCGACCTCGGCGCCATGTTCCCCAAAGGATAACTCTGAGCTTCCGGCAGTTCGGCTCTCGGCACTGCACCGTTCGCTCTT GACGGCTAACAGAGAAGGATCCCAGCAGATCGGATTGAAGATTGAAGGTGGAATATTTGCTGCTTCCGTTACAACTACATACTTCAGACCACATACTAGCTTTCAAGAAAACCATCACGAATTCAAGACTGCAACAAGATCATGTcggaacctagcgaaagGCTGGTACAGGGTGCCCAAATGGCTCAAGCCTTCTTGGGGGCCAAACTTCTTAGCGCCATTCAAGAGCAAGCA CAAAGTCAGTGCCGAATACATTGCGGAAGTGTGTTTCTCTAGTTATGCTCGTCCCGGACTCGAGTTCAAGGAGAGGTCTCTGGTCAACATTGGCATGATGATAGCGCTCAACAGGACCCCAGAATTACGCATACATATCGCGGCAGCACTCAACCTTGGTATTTCTGAGGAGAAGATCGTAGAGACTTGCCGGCATGCGATGATTTACTGCGGCGTTCCGGCCGGCAGAGAAGCTTTGGCTGTTGCAAGCGATATCTTTGCCAAAGTCAGGGGTACCACAAAGGAAGAAAGAGCAAAGATGTCCTAA